From Actinoplanes oblitus, a single genomic window includes:
- the lepB gene encoding signal peptidase I: MPDDKINARRFPRSKPLEFLILLVVAVVVAAGVRTFLVQTFFIPSGSMEQTLLLNDKVLVNKAVYRFRDPHRGEIIVFEPPIGWGAGPSEQDYIKRVIGVGGDHVICCDPQKRITVNGHPLDETYLYPGDAPSDEEFDVTVPAGRLFVMGDHRSDSADSRAHMESDQGTIPVNRVAGRAFAIYWPTSRWRSLSVPATFSDLPGNG, translated from the coding sequence GTGCCCGACGACAAGATCAATGCTCGCCGTTTTCCCCGGTCGAAGCCGCTCGAATTCCTGATCCTGCTCGTCGTGGCGGTGGTGGTCGCGGCCGGCGTGCGAACCTTCCTGGTGCAGACCTTCTTCATCCCGTCCGGCTCGATGGAGCAGACCCTGCTCCTGAACGACAAGGTTTTGGTGAACAAGGCGGTCTACCGTTTCCGCGATCCGCACCGCGGCGAGATCATCGTCTTCGAGCCGCCGATCGGCTGGGGTGCCGGCCCGAGCGAGCAGGACTACATCAAGCGCGTCATCGGCGTCGGCGGCGACCACGTCATCTGCTGCGACCCGCAGAAGCGCATCACCGTCAACGGCCACCCGCTGGACGAGACCTACCTCTACCCCGGCGACGCGCCTTCCGACGAGGAGTTCGACGTCACCGTCCCGGCGGGCCGCCTGTTCGTCATGGGCGACCACCGCTCCGACTCCGCCGACTCGCGAGCCCACATGGAATCCGACCAGGGCACCATCCCGGTGAACCGGGTGGCCGGCCGGGCCTTCGCCATCTATTGGCCCACTTCTCGCTGGCGCTCACTCTCCGTTCCGGCCACGTTCAGTGACCTCCCCGGGAATGGCTGA